The window ATGATGTATAAAGCGATGCGTTATATGGAACTTCCTGTTCAAAAAACAACTTTAAAATTCAAAGACTCTAAAAAGATTTCAGCTAACTTTATAGATGCTGTCTCAACTGCAGTCAATTTGAATATTATCCGGGGAGATCACCGGAAAGACGGTGTTTATTTTAACCCGAAAGACAATGCAACAATTGCACACGCTTCGGCTTTCCTATTCAGATTATTCGCTGCGGCGGACGTGCTGAAACCAACAGAACCGAATAAGCCCAGCGTTCCCGATACACCAAGTATCCCAGACGTCGATCCCGAAGTATATAAAGTAAGTGCGATCTCTGGCGGACAAGTAGTCCCGACTACGGCACTGTATAAAAATTATGAAGATGCATTGGCTGTTTACAATGCATCTTCATCTATCAGGGCTATTGAAAAAAACAATAAAATTATTAAAATGAAATCTGGACGAGCTTTTGGTTCAGAAAATCCTAAACAATATACTTCACTCTACAGCGACTCTACTCTACGGACTGAAGTAACCTATATTCAAAAAGGTTATGAGATGAAGTATATCGGAAGCAGCGCTGAGCATGTTATTTTGGAACTTGGCGGATTAACTTTCTACGCTAAACTTGGTGAAGTCGACCTCGTTCCAACAGAACTTGTCACAGGCTACAGCTTTTACGAAGTGGGATCAGATGGAGTTTTGTATCATGATACGTACAATAATCTAACTAAAACACGAGGTGTCTATTCTATCGGTCCTGCTGCCCCGTCTATGAAAAACGGGAAAAAGTATACAAGTCTTGATGGCGTCCATTTTGATGAAGTAGGAGCCAAAAATACTATTACACATTACCCTTACTTCCAATTCCAATCCGTTCGTCAACCCTCTTCATACAGTGGTGCAGAACTAGATTCCTTTATCACTGAAATTTTGAAAGACCGTCAAAAAACGGGTATCGCCCGTTACAAGGATGCTCCCACCAAATCGAAGTTAATTGGTCTTGGAAATTACTTAAAAACAATTGAGGAAACTCATCGCGTCAACGCTTTGTTTATCCTTGCAACAGCCATTCACGAAAGTGATTATGGAATAAGCGGAAATGCTCAAACAAAAAATAATATTTTCGGAATCAAAGTATTTGATTCCAGTCCAGATTTAGGCGAAATCTATGCACGTCCAGAAAATAGTATCGATGCCTTCGTTACGCGTTATGCAAATCTTAATTATGCCAACCCTCTCGGTGCGCATTCATTCGGAGCTGTCCCAGGAAACAAATTGGTTGGATTTAACGTGAAATATGCATCAGATCCATACTGGGGTAGCAAAGTTGCCGGCCATATGTGGCGAATCGATACATTCCTTGGTAAAAAGGATTACCAAAAAGCGGATCTCGCACGCACCATATATGTCGGACCCGCAGGTGTTAATGTACGAACAGATCCAGATCCGTTAAGCACTAAACTATTCACTTACAAACAAAAAGACCCTGGCCTCAACGCTGCATTTGGCTATCCACTCGTTATCGTCGGCGAAACAGTCGGCAGCGACGGTTTTAAATGGTATAAGGTACTTGCAGATAGCAATCCTCCTGCAGAGCACGGCTGGATACGTTCAGACCTCGTCGAACGTATTTCGAAATGAGTAAATAAATGATGAGTCCTGATCCCTCGTGTTAGAGGGATTAGGACTTTTTTGCTAATGAAATTCGTTTTTTTCATGGCTAATGATGGGTTAGTCATTGTTCAAGGTGAAAATTTCACATTTCAACATCATTACTCCCAACAAAAAAATCCCTCGTACTGGTTAATTCCAGTCTACGAGAGATTTTTCGTTCTACTCACTTACCCTTACAGAGCATCCGTATGTTCGCTACCCGCCGGAAGTAGTTCCGACATGCCGATTCGCTCAAGGCCGTTTTTAATTTTCGTCGTATAACCTAGCTTATTCTTGTCCAAATAACCCGCTTTCGACCGGATCATTTCTTCAAAGACAGGCAATTTCGCTTGATCAACTTCAGACCATCGTTCATAAGAATTGATCAAATCTTCCAATGTCAAATGTACATAATCGCGACCCGAAAATTCGTGTTCAGGCGAGACTTTATACCAGATATCACCGTCAGGACGGATCCATTTATTCTTTTCTTTTTCAATCGCCTTCTGGATACTCGTTGCAGTAGCCAAGTATGCAGGATCTTTTAGCTCTTGATACGCCATTAAAAGAATGTTCATCCCGCCAAGCGCGTGGTTCATGGAAGTGTGTGTCTTCACTTTTTGCGCCGAGGGGAAGTAGTCGGAAATGTAGTAGGACTCTTTGTCCACCCTAACGATATTCCCTTTCTCCTTTTGCGATACAAGCAGATTCGCATAGTTTTTTAGCCCGACATTGTAGTCCGTATGTCCAAACGCTTTGCCACCATTATACATGAACAATGCAATTTGTTCGTTGAATCTAGTATCGACAAACGGAGCTGTTATACCGTACAAGCTTTTCAGGTATGTGCTTGTCACTTCAGTCTCCCAATACGTCGATTTCCCTCTGAATATGTCCAGATTGGCAAACGAATTATAGAGAAGATTTTCATAGTAGCGTCCGCCAGTTTCAGAATAAAGCGCCATAACTCGGTCTTCTTTTACAAGAAGAAGGTTGCGGCCATATCCTCTGCCAGACTTCGGCATCGGTTCAACCGTTACTGCCATTTTATTATACGGACCTTCAGCTGTGTACCATTTGTTTCGTTTCTTATAATTCACAGCTGACTCCAACATCCAGGAATCCATTTGCTTCCGGTCTTCAAATAATCGTTCTTCGGAAGCTAGGAGCCATTGATCGACAACATCGAAGCCCCTGGATTGTAATCTGTAAATAGAAAGTTGCGTTTCTCCAAGCATAACGCCACTAAACGCTTCACTTTCTTGATGCAACTCCCTCGTATGGCTTTCCGCCCCCGTTGGATACTTTTGATACAACTCAGTCGACTGGTATGATTTTCCAATCATGCGTTGAGACACTGTACCATCTGTTTGTATTTTTTCAAAAATACCTGTCGGATACGTCATCAAGTCATAGCCAAACGTCTCATCGACACTTTTCTTGATTGGGAATCGGCTATATTCGTGAAGGACTGCTTTCGTTAATTCTGATTCCGTCTGAATAACGTCCACCGTAATCGGTACATTCTGAGGATTTCTCAGTTCGTTAAATAAAAAGTAATCCCCGTTTGGTAGTTCCCTTTTCGTCATTTTTACAGTAACAGATGGAAAACCGCTAATTCGATATGTGTAAATGATATCTGTAGCATGAGCATGTTGGACGGTTTTCTCACCCGCGAACTGCATAATATAGTTTGAACGTAAATAGGTTTTGGCTGAAGTCGAAAGCGGCACTTCAATAAATTGTTGCTCATGTCGAACCGATTCAAATGCACCATATGTGTCTGGCTTTGTAAATACTGTTGCGGGTAATTTTTCAATTAGGCCGTTTTGCAACATTGCCCTGTGCAGGAAAACGACATATGTTGCTCGGTTAACCGGCGTTTTCGGATCGAATGTACCGTCTTCCTTACCAGTCGTAATGCCATGCTGTGCAAGTACTTTCACGCCAAATTTATGAGACTCACTGATTCTGTCCTCATCCTTGAAAGTAACTTTTTCTCCTGTGTCCTCCAGTTTGAAAGCCCGTACGATGACAGTCGCCATCTGTTCACGCGTCAAAGAGTCGCCAACGCCGAACGTCCCATCTTCTTTCCCTAAGAAAATGCCGGCTTCATATGTAGCCATCGCGCCTTTCAAATGGGATGACTTTGCGCTAACATCCTTAAAGATTGGCTTGTAGGGTGAAAAAGGCAACTCAAGCGCATTCGTCATCAAGTTAGCCGCCTGAGCCCGTGATACTTCCAAACTCGGCCTGAACTGCTTGTCCGGATAGCCGTTAATAATTTTTAGATCAACAAGTTGTGTAACTTCATCTTTTGCCCAAAAATCATTATGTATATCCGTAAAACTCGGACTGATCGGATTTGCACTGGCATTCAATATGCCAAAACCGAACAATGAAAGAACAACAATAATTAGTCCCACTTTCATTGGACCTTTCATTTTTCTCTTTACTACCATTTACATTTATCCTCCTTGCTCGTTTACTTAGTTTGTACAGTCATTCATCTATAATACCATAGTGGAGCATAGAAAAAACCTCCCATTTAACAGGAGGTCATTTCGTTATTCTATTGTCCTTTGTGCAAATGTTTCTCCATTTTTACGGGCTTGAACATCAATTTTATAGTCTTCATATTTCACTTTCAATTTTTCAGCAAACTTTCCAGCAAGTTCTTTCGCTTTTTCTTCTTTTACATCTTCAGCAACTTCAAAATCCACTAGCACGAAGCCACCGCTATCCTCTGTTACAATAATATTCGTTGAAGTAACACCTTCTTCTTTCTCAAACTCTTCTTTCATGTCATCGTCTGATTTCGTCGTTTCCGATTTATCGACGGCTCCTTGATTTTCAGGTTTTTTTTCAGTTTCCTCTACTTTCTTTTCTTCATCAGTTTTCGGTTCATCTTTCTTATCCGATTCCCCGCATGCTCCAAGTAAAAGAGCTGATCCTAACAATGCTGCAAACAATAATGATTTTTTCATAGTAGGTTCTCCTCCTTCAGTTAAAGTATTATCCTAACATAAAAAAAGTGTGAGCAGCAAGGCACACACCAATAGCTAAACGAATACTAGCTTGGGTGACTGTCACCAGGAAGATTCTGAATAGTTCTCAATTTGACTAGGTGACTGTCACCACACCACACAACCACACAGCAATAAAAATAGGACTCTTTGCTGTCAACCGACGGCAAAGAGTCCTATTTCGTTATCCTTTTTTATTCAACCATTTATATTTAACCGCCATCAAATAAATAACGAATGAAAATACAAATGTAATCGCAACAAAGACAAATCCTTGTGAGTTCAATACAAGCATCGGAGCGAATGTCACGAGCATAATTTCAACCGGCGCAATTGGTATATAGGCCAAGCTGTAATCATCCAGCGTCTTACTTTCCGATTTGGGATCCACGATTCTAAGTAGCGCCATACCCATAGCGACCGTTCCTGTTGTCCAGCCCCATGTGAATATGCCTTTTTCAAACCAGTATTGCGGGAAAAACTTCTTCGAAAAGACTGCGAAGAATAAAAATGCATACACAAGACCAAAGACAAATAACAAAATTAGCGGAACAGCATAATCTAGCACAACTGAAACACTGATTGAACCGATTCCAAATGCAACCAGAATATCCGTTGCACTTCCACTGATCCGTGACACAACATCATTGCTGACATACTTTTCCGTACCTGTAGAATTCAATATCTTCTTGACGAACAATCCAACAAGAAACGCTAGTGAAAATGCCGGTATAACTACGCTTGGTAATAGCATAGCACCTAATTGGCTTAAATAATAACCGCCCATGGCGATAATCGTAATGATAGATAAGTGAAAAACGTATGGGTCAATCGAAATTGACGATACCGTATCCGTTTCAGATTTCGTTCTAGATTCTGGCGGGATTAA of the Sporosarcina sp. FSL K6-1508 genome contains:
- a CDS encoding S-layer homology domain-containing protein, with the translated sequence MKKLITFTLLTLLMFSPFFQLEAQASDIKGHQMESDLNYWIGKGVIKADAKGNYNPNKAVTRGEFASYIARALKLPVSTKYTFKDLKSNTSLTIEIQNAAGAGILSGYPDGTFKAGEKITRQQMAGMMYKAMRYMELPVQKTTLKFKDSKKISANFIDAVSTAVNLNIIRGDHRKDGVYFNPKDNATIAHASAFLFRLFAAADVLKPTEPNKPSVPDTPSIPDVDPEVYKVSAISGGQVVPTTALYKNYEDALAVYNASSSIRAIEKNNKIIKMKSGRAFGSENPKQYTSLYSDSTLRTEVTYIQKGYEMKYIGSSAEHVILELGGLTFYAKLGEVDLVPTELVTGYSFYEVGSDGVLYHDTYNNLTKTRGVYSIGPAAPSMKNGKKYTSLDGVHFDEVGAKNTITHYPYFQFQSVRQPSSYSGAELDSFITEILKDRQKTGIARYKDAPTKSKLIGLGNYLKTIEETHRVNALFILATAIHESDYGISGNAQTKNNIFGIKVFDSSPDLGEIYARPENSIDAFVTRYANLNYANPLGAHSFGAVPGNKLVGFNVKYASDPYWGSKVAGHMWRIDTFLGKKDYQKADLARTIYVGPAGVNVRTDPDPLSTKLFTYKQKDPGLNAAFGYPLVIVGETVGSDGFKWYKVLADSNPPAEHGWIRSDLVERISK
- a CDS encoding S-layer homology domain-containing protein, with translation MVVKRKMKGPMKVGLIIVVLSLFGFGILNASANPISPSFTDIHNDFWAKDEVTQLVDLKIINGYPDKQFRPSLEVSRAQAANLMTNALELPFSPYKPIFKDVSAKSSHLKGAMATYEAGIFLGKEDGTFGVGDSLTREQMATVIVRAFKLEDTGEKVTFKDEDRISESHKFGVKVLAQHGITTGKEDGTFDPKTPVNRATYVVFLHRAMLQNGLIEKLPATVFTKPDTYGAFESVRHEQQFIEVPLSTSAKTYLRSNYIMQFAGEKTVQHAHATDIIYTYRISGFPSVTVKMTKRELPNGDYFLFNELRNPQNVPITVDVIQTESELTKAVLHEYSRFPIKKSVDETFGYDLMTYPTGIFEKIQTDGTVSQRMIGKSYQSTELYQKYPTGAESHTRELHQESEAFSGVMLGETQLSIYRLQSRGFDVVDQWLLASEERLFEDRKQMDSWMLESAVNYKKRNKWYTAEGPYNKMAVTVEPMPKSGRGYGRNLLLVKEDRVMALYSETGGRYYENLLYNSFANLDIFRGKSTYWETEVTSTYLKSLYGITAPFVDTRFNEQIALFMYNGGKAFGHTDYNVGLKNYANLLVSQKEKGNIVRVDKESYYISDYFPSAQKVKTHTSMNHALGGMNILLMAYQELKDPAYLATATSIQKAIEKEKNKWIRPDGDIWYKVSPEHEFSGRDYVHLTLEDLINSYERWSEVDQAKLPVFEEMIRSKAGYLDKNKLGYTTKIKNGLERIGMSELLPAGSEHTDAL
- a CDS encoding sodium/glutamate symporter, coding for MDFSPWVLFTDIGLISLLLLAGTIIRAKVKFVQQMFLPASIIAGLLALLLGPNGFGVLPFSEQMKVYPAILIAVIFGTLPLLSPRIDWNAIKTRVGSMWSYSQIAMVLMWGGGLLFALLLINPFWDVHDGFGLLLAAGFVGGHGTAAAIGATFEQNGWEEATSLAMTSATVGIMSAILIGILFIKWGSSKGHTSFLASFKDLPDEMRTGLIPPESRTKSETDTVSSISIDPYVFHLSIITIIAMGGYYLSQLGAMLLPSVVIPAFSLAFLVGLFVKKILNSTGTEKYVSNDVVSRISGSATDILVAFGIGSISVSVVLDYAVPLILLFVFGLVYAFLFFAVFSKKFFPQYWFEKGIFTWGWTTGTVAMGMALLRIVDPKSESKTLDDYSLAYIPIAPVEIMLVTFAPMLVLNSQGFVFVAITFVFSFVIYLMAVKYKWLNKKG